One Dromiciops gliroides isolate mDroGli1 chromosome 3, mDroGli1.pri, whole genome shotgun sequence DNA segment encodes these proteins:
- the LOC122747369 gene encoding LOW QUALITY PROTEIN: 28S ribosomal protein S24, mitochondrial-like (The sequence of the model RefSeq protein was modified relative to this genomic sequence to represent the inferred CDS: inserted 2 bases in 1 codon): MQTQPQPQRIRPLEPWKQLRQQLLLELNSWTCEEVEHSWFSQWVAVSGVPELLSTSRSIHTTEVCCKNRAPXVRVGKGDKPVTYEQAHPPHFIAHHKGWLPLHTSNLNGEEGAAERTVEDVFLRKFPFGTFPGCLANQVVVKRRANQLVICLLLLQHMLLSKMYFPVGYSEALLSTFYKCPVNLCLQTVAHKPVYKYI; this comes from the exons atgcagacccagccccagccccagagaatcaggcctctgGAACCTTGGAAGCAGCTgaggcagcagctacttctggaactcaactCATGGACTTGTGAGGAGGTAGAGCA CAGCTGGTTCAGCCAGTGGGTGGCCGTTTCTGGGGTCCCAGAGCTGCTGTCCACCAGCCGCAGCATCCACACAACCGAGGTTTGCTGCAAGAACCGAGCACC GGTCCGAGTGGGGAAGGGGGACAAGCCTGTAACCTACGAGCAAGCCCACCCCCCACACTTCATCGCTCACCACAAGGGCTGGCTGCCCCTGCACACGAGTAACCTGAACGGAGAGGAGGGGGCTGCCGAAAGGACTGTGGAGGACGTCTTCCTCCGAAAGTTCCCGTTCGGCACCTTCCCGGGCTGCCTGGCCAACCAGGTGGTCGTCAAGCGTCGGGCCAACCAGCTGGTCATCTGCCTGCTGCTACTACAGCACATGCTGCTGTCCAAGATGTACTTCCCTGTGGGCTATAGCGAGGCGCTGCTCTCCACCTTCTACAAGTGCCCGGTGAACCTGTGCCTGCAAACTGTGGCCCACAAGCCAGTGTACAAGTACATCTAG